In the Flagellimonas sp. HMM57 genome, one interval contains:
- a CDS encoding ATP-binding protein, with translation MLFKDVLGLGHIKNHLATTADSGRVAHAQLFIGPEGSGTLPMAIAYAQYLLCNNQNGENDGENLVCNTKCSTLTHPDLHFAFPVSNSDKVKSHAVSDHYLQDWRQFVKEQPYGNLFDWYRLIGIEKKQGQIGVDEAQDIVKKLSLKSYEGGYKVFIIWMAEKMNISASNKLLKLIEEPPEKTVLLLIAEDEEQIINTIKSRCQILNFPPLSETAIAEGLMTKSVQEREAHSIAHEANGNFNKALDLLNKDSEDLVFERWFVQWVRSAFKAKGNKGAIQELILWSDEVAKTGREVQKQFLNYCLTMMRQALLLNYKVESLVYAKIHLEGFDLRKFAPFVHENNIMNIVEELEKAIFHVERNGNSKIIFTDLSIKLTRLLHTKAA, from the coding sequence ATGCTTTTTAAAGACGTTTTAGGACTCGGGCACATTAAAAACCATCTTGCCACTACTGCTGATTCCGGTAGGGTAGCCCATGCGCAATTGTTCATAGGGCCAGAAGGCTCGGGTACATTGCCCATGGCCATTGCCTATGCCCAATATTTACTTTGCAACAATCAAAATGGGGAAAACGATGGAGAAAATTTAGTTTGTAATACCAAATGCAGTACGCTGACCCATCCCGACCTACATTTTGCCTTCCCCGTTTCGAATTCCGATAAAGTAAAGTCCCATGCGGTAAGCGATCATTATCTACAGGATTGGCGACAGTTTGTAAAAGAGCAACCTTATGGCAATCTTTTTGATTGGTATAGATTGATAGGCATTGAAAAAAAGCAAGGTCAAATAGGAGTTGACGAAGCTCAGGATATTGTAAAGAAACTTTCTTTAAAATCGTATGAAGGAGGTTATAAAGTGTTCATTATCTGGATGGCGGAAAAAATGAATATTTCTGCTTCCAATAAACTTTTAAAACTTATTGAAGAGCCTCCCGAAAAAACCGTACTGCTTTTAATCGCAGAGGATGAGGAACAAATTATCAATACCATAAAATCCAGGTGCCAGATTCTAAATTTTCCCCCTTTGAGCGAAACTGCAATAGCCGAAGGTTTAATGACAAAAAGTGTACAGGAACGTGAAGCACACTCTATTGCTCATGAAGCCAATGGAAACTTTAACAAGGCTCTTGATCTACTGAACAAAGATTCGGAAGATTTGGTGTTTGAACGTTGGTTTGTACAATGGGTACGTAGTGCATTTAAAGCTAAAGGAAACAAAGGTGCGATACAGGAATTGATTTTGTGGAGCGATGAAGTAGCCAAAACCGGCAGAGAGGTGCAAAAACAATTTTTAAATTATTGCCTAACGATGATGCGACAAGCACTTTTACTAAACTACAAGGTGGAGAGTCTGGTTTACGCCAAGATACATTTAGAAGGTTTTGACCTGCGCAAATTTGCGCCTTTTGTGCACGAAAACAATATTATGAACATTGTTGAGGAACTTGAAAAGGCAATCTTTCACGTGGAACGCAATGGGAACTCTAAAATTATTTTTACTGATCTCTCTATAAAACTCACGAGGCTGCTACATACCAAAGCAGCTTAA
- a CDS encoding lytic transglycosylase domain-containing protein, which translates to MNQNLKTVALVALLLSTRLLVAQVQDSIGTQQTENKTLKTISAKTDSVSGKEIVPLQLKATENTIDGERGLVEIDGKKGFKLQDLEEARKYDSLWLKELHNSAQLFSEMLLEVQNPETEATTLIDLPTDTLKARLARIDEKTPFNIAYNPSLESVIKSFLTRKKDLMQRMLTASQFYFPLFEQELDNYNIPLEIKYLAIIESALNPRAKSRVGAKGLWQFMYSTGKMYNLDVSSYVDERNDPILATKAASKYLSKLHSIFNDWDLALAAYNSGPGNVNKAIRRSGGYKNYWNIRRNLPRETAGYLPAFLATMYIFEYAEEHGLQYKKADRPYFETDTVHVKNLITFDQISKLVDISTEELEMLNPAYKLNIIPKIEGKTYTLRLPVTKIGKFVSNEDAIYAYAKKELDSLEKPLPQLTVAKDQVRYKVRSGDYLGKIAERYGVGVSQIKRWNGLRSNNLRIGQRLTIFPRKPYIAKQATVKTKSSKSTSSVALADGTKVHTVKEGDSLWTISRKYPGISVDNLREWNGLSGNNLKPGTKLKLCDCSS; encoded by the coding sequence ATGAATCAAAATTTAAAAACCGTTGCGCTCGTAGCACTTCTTCTTTCAACACGATTACTCGTAGCACAAGTACAAGATTCCATTGGGACACAACAAACGGAAAATAAAACACTTAAAACAATATCTGCCAAGACAGATTCCGTTTCGGGAAAAGAGATAGTGCCCTTACAGCTAAAAGCTACAGAAAACACAATCGATGGTGAGAGGGGATTGGTGGAAATAGACGGGAAAAAAGGATTCAAGCTTCAAGACTTGGAAGAAGCTAGAAAATACGATAGCTTGTGGCTAAAGGAACTGCACAATAGCGCACAACTGTTCAGTGAAATGCTTTTGGAAGTTCAAAATCCAGAAACAGAAGCGACAACCTTAATAGACTTGCCAACGGATACTTTGAAAGCGCGATTGGCCAGAATCGATGAGAAGACTCCTTTCAATATTGCCTATAATCCATCACTGGAAAGTGTAATAAAATCTTTTTTGACAAGAAAAAAGGATTTGATGCAACGCATGCTAACGGCGAGCCAATTTTATTTCCCACTTTTTGAACAGGAACTGGATAACTATAATATTCCTCTGGAAATAAAATATTTGGCAATCATAGAATCTGCGCTGAACCCACGTGCCAAATCGCGGGTTGGTGCAAAGGGCCTTTGGCAGTTTATGTACAGTACAGGAAAAATGTACAATTTGGATGTTAGCAGTTACGTAGATGAACGCAACGACCCCATCTTAGCCACCAAGGCAGCCAGTAAATATTTGTCCAAATTGCATAGTATTTTTAACGATTGGGATTTGGCCCTTGCGGCTTATAATTCTGGCCCAGGCAATGTAAACAAAGCGATAAGACGCTCTGGCGGTTATAAAAATTATTGGAATATCCGTAGAAACCTTCCACGCGAAACAGCAGGATATTTGCCTGCGTTTTTGGCAACGATGTATATTTTCGAATATGCGGAAGAACACGGACTCCAGTACAAAAAAGCAGATAGGCCTTATTTTGAAACGGACACCGTACACGTAAAAAACCTTATCACTTTTGACCAGATTTCAAAATTGGTGGATATAAGCACAGAAGAGCTGGAAATGCTAAATCCTGCGTACAAGCTTAATATTATTCCCAAAATAGAAGGAAAGACCTACACACTTAGATTGCCTGTAACCAAAATCGGAAAATTTGTAAGCAACGAGGATGCCATCTATGCCTATGCAAAAAAAGAATTGGATTCTCTGGAGAAACCACTTCCACAATTGACCGTAGCAAAAGATCAGGTTAGGTATAAGGTTAGAAGTGGGGATTACTTAGGAAAAATCGCAGAGCGATATGGTGTTGGCGTGAGTCAAATAAAAAGATGGAACGGTTTAAGGAGCAATAATTTAAGGATAGGGCAACGGCTTACCATTTTTCCAAGAAAACCGTATATCGCCAAACAAGCTACGGTCAAAACCAAATCGTCAAAATCAACATCTTCGGTAGCTTTGGCAGATGGCACAAAAGTACACACTGTGAAAGAAGGTGACTCGCTCTGGACTATTTCAAGAAAATATCCGGGTATTTCTGTAGACAATTTACGAGAATGGAACGGTCTTAGTGGTAACAATCTAAAACCGGGCACAAAACTAAAATTGTGCGATTGTTCTTCGTAA
- a CDS encoding DUF6747 family protein, which translates to MKNLLLVKEIYLEGFRNLGHILIKKYFKVFAWFSFVMFFIVLYAFVYRIATGFAFD; encoded by the coding sequence ATGAAAAATTTACTACTTGTTAAAGAGATATACCTAGAAGGTTTCCGTAACCTTGGACATATTCTAATAAAAAAATATTTTAAGGTATTTGCATGGTTCAGTTTTGTCATGTTCTTTATCGTACTTTATGCTTTTGTCTATCGGATTGCAACAGGATTCGCTTTTGACTAA
- a CDS encoding DoxX family protein, with protein sequence MDNIFNYPVQILLFLFLAITFLQSGVDKVLDWKSNLSWLTGHFSKTFLKNSVPLLLGIILLLELVSGTLSVVGMVQFIASGESVIGFYGAMLSAITLLMLLFGQRVAKDYEGAKTIVIYFVPTIFLVYLLHQ encoded by the coding sequence ATGGACAACATTTTTAACTACCCTGTGCAAATTCTACTTTTCCTTTTTTTAGCCATTACTTTTTTGCAGAGCGGTGTCGATAAAGTATTGGATTGGAAAAGCAATTTGTCTTGGCTTACCGGTCATTTTTCAAAGACTTTTTTAAAGAACTCCGTTCCATTGCTTTTGGGCATTATTTTGTTGTTGGAGTTGGTTTCTGGTACTTTATCGGTTGTGGGAATGGTTCAGTTTATCGCTTCTGGTGAAAGCGTTATTGGCTTTTATGGTGCAATGCTGTCTGCGATAACACTTTTAATGCTTTTGTTTGGGCAACGTGTCGCCAAGGATTATGAGGGAGCCAAGACCATTGTTATCTATTTTGTGCCGACTATATTTTTAGTCTACTTATTACACCAATAA
- a CDS encoding bifunctional 2-polyprenyl-6-hydroxyphenol methylase/3-demethylubiquinol 3-O-methyltransferase UbiG, with translation MRLFLKTKDFSVSGESFELRQDEEFDMLITHPQPENLAKYYDSEVYISHTDAKTSLVDRLYHWVKGYSLKKKIQIIDNQIDESKSLLDIGAGTGDFLKSAISKGFKVAGIEPNQKARTNAELKGITLHQDLADVKNHKFQVITMWHVLEHLPNLQEQIKQIAQLLESNGTLFVAVPNFKSFDAKYYGTHWAAYDVPRHLWHFSRQSIQMLFEKEKMEVVSIKPMLFDAFYVSLLSEKYKGNPFYLISAFFVGLWSNIRAFFSKEHSSLIYIIKKKD, from the coding sequence ATGAGGTTGTTTTTAAAAACTAAAGACTTTTCTGTTTCAGGAGAATCCTTTGAGCTACGTCAAGATGAAGAGTTTGATATGCTCATTACACATCCCCAACCTGAGAATTTAGCTAAATATTACGATAGTGAAGTCTATATTTCTCATACAGACGCTAAAACTTCTTTGGTAGATAGATTATACCATTGGGTGAAGGGCTACAGTTTAAAAAAAAAGATTCAAATTATTGATAATCAGATAGATGAATCAAAATCTTTATTGGATATAGGCGCAGGAACAGGTGATTTTTTAAAGAGTGCGATTTCAAAAGGATTTAAGGTAGCGGGAATCGAGCCAAATCAAAAAGCAAGAACCAATGCAGAGCTGAAGGGGATTACACTTCATCAAGATTTGGCAGATGTAAAAAATCATAAATTTCAAGTAATCACCATGTGGCATGTGCTGGAGCATTTGCCAAACCTACAAGAGCAAATAAAGCAGATAGCGCAGTTGTTGGAATCCAATGGAACATTGTTTGTGGCAGTTCCAAATTTTAAATCGTTTGATGCGAAGTATTATGGAACACATTGGGCGGCTTATGATGTGCCTCGGCATTTATGGCACTTTTCAAGACAATCTATCCAAATGCTTTTTGAAAAAGAGAAGATGGAGGTTGTTTCAATAAAACCTATGTTGTTCGATGCTTTTTACGTTTCATTGCTTTCCGAAAAATATAAGGGCAATCCGTTTTATTTGATCAGTGCTTTTTTCGTTGGACTGTGGTCAAATATTAGAGCGTTCTTTTCAAAAGAGCACTCTTCGCTGATTTACATCATTAAAAAGAAGGATTAG
- a CDS encoding OmpH family outer membrane protein: MKKIIVFVFALTAVACQQDKIGYVDNVKLMDGYQEKKDVEAKFKTKVDALTKKRDSISQAFQIELQAFQAKAQKMSQKNAQEEYGVLQQKGQFVGQQLQQEEQLLQQNSQAEMDSLVSKVKDEIKAYGKANGYTYILGGGDGGAVLYGEDAKNLTGEVLKILNDKYKK; the protein is encoded by the coding sequence ATGAAAAAAATTATAGTATTTGTATTTGCCTTAACCGCTGTTGCGTGTCAACAGGATAAAATAGGTTATGTTGACAATGTGAAGCTTATGGACGGCTATCAAGAAAAAAAAGATGTTGAGGCAAAGTTCAAAACTAAAGTAGATGCCCTGACGAAGAAAAGGGATAGTATTTCCCAGGCATTTCAAATAGAACTTCAAGCATTTCAGGCTAAAGCGCAAAAAATGTCTCAAAAAAATGCACAAGAGGAATATGGCGTACTTCAACAAAAAGGGCAGTTCGTGGGCCAGCAACTGCAACAAGAAGAGCAACTTTTACAACAAAACAGCCAAGCAGAAATGGATTCTTTGGTAAGTAAGGTGAAAGATGAAATCAAAGCCTATGGCAAGGCCAATGGGTACACCTATATTTTAGGTGGCGGCGATGGAGGAGCAGTATTGTACGGAGAAGATGCCAAAAATCTAACAGGTGAAGTCTTGAAAATCTTGAACGACAAGTACAAAAAATAA
- the pgk gene encoding phosphoglycerate kinase, protein MKTIDDYNFKGKKALIRVDFNVPLDDDFNVTDTSRIDAAKPSILKVLEDGGSAVLMSHLGRPKGQVNPGMSLSHICEKVSEIIGVQVKFVGDCIGDEVTKAVSELEDGEVLLLENLRFYAEETSGDAAFSEKLSKHGDIYVNDAFGTAHRAHASTTVVADYFEGNKCFGYLLAKEIKAIEKIMQTGEKPVTAILGGAKVSSKITIIENILDKVDNLIIGGGMTYTFIKAQGGQIGDSICEDDKMDLAMNILKQAEEKGVAIHLPVDVLAADAFDNGANTQFVKVNEIPDGWQGLDAGPQTLEAFKQAILNSKTILWNGPVGVFEMESFAKGTIAVGNFIDEATQNGAFSLVGGGDSVAAVKQFGFEEKVSYVSTGGGAMLESLEGKTLPGIAAILK, encoded by the coding sequence ATGAAGACCATAGACGATTATAACTTCAAAGGAAAAAAAGCATTGATCCGTGTAGATTTTAATGTGCCTTTAGACGATGATTTCAATGTAACGGATACCAGCAGAATCGATGCTGCAAAACCTAGCATATTGAAAGTTTTGGAAGATGGCGGGTCTGCTGTTTTAATGAGCCATCTGGGAAGGCCAAAAGGCCAAGTGAATCCAGGCATGTCACTATCCCATATTTGCGAAAAGGTATCCGAAATTATTGGCGTTCAAGTAAAGTTTGTGGGCGATTGTATTGGCGATGAGGTTACAAAGGCCGTGTCAGAACTAGAAGACGGTGAAGTACTGTTACTGGAAAACCTTCGTTTTTATGCTGAAGAAACCTCAGGTGATGCCGCTTTTTCAGAGAAACTTTCCAAACATGGCGACATCTATGTTAATGATGCATTTGGAACGGCACATAGAGCGCACGCCTCAACTACGGTCGTTGCCGACTATTTTGAAGGGAACAAATGCTTTGGATATCTTTTGGCAAAAGAAATAAAGGCGATAGAAAAAATAATGCAAACTGGGGAGAAACCCGTAACAGCTATTTTGGGGGGTGCAAAAGTTTCATCCAAGATCACCATTATTGAAAACATATTGGACAAGGTTGACAATCTGATCATTGGTGGTGGAATGACCTACACGTTCATAAAAGCGCAGGGCGGTCAAATAGGGGATTCTATCTGTGAAGACGATAAGATGGATTTGGCCATGAATATTTTAAAGCAGGCAGAAGAAAAAGGAGTTGCGATTCATCTGCCGGTAGATGTTCTGGCAGCTGATGCATTTGATAACGGGGCAAACACCCAATTTGTTAAAGTAAACGAGATTCCTGATGGATGGCAAGGATTGGATGCAGGGCCACAAACGTTAGAAGCCTTCAAACAGGCTATTTTGAATTCCAAAACCATACTTTGGAACGGACCTGTTGGCGTTTTTGAAATGGAAAGTTTTGCAAAAGGAACCATTGCCGTAGGGAACTTTATTGACGAAGCTACCCAAAATGGTGCTTTTTCCCTTGTAGGAGGCGGAGATTCCGTTGCGGCAGTAAAGCAATTTGGCTTCGAAGAGAAGGTAAGTTATGTGTCTACCGGAGGAGGTGCAATGTTGGAAAGTTTAGAGGGAAAAACACTTCCTGGAATAGCTGCAATATTGAAGTAA
- a CDS encoding DUF4837 family protein has translation MKKSGLFLFTICMVMLLSCKETGPKERFLPPSTGGINSLMVVMDTELWKGGVGDKIREHFAAPVLGLPQGEPKFTITHIPTQVFKGATAYSRSVLYVEQDTLSLAHIKSDVYAKPQKIAVVKGETYNDLAGNIDALADKAIEAFKGVEISEAQNRFMRSLSKDDALSKEFNIDLKVPSLYKVGKREKNFIWMDIQIPKGYMNIIAYEMPWNAFDNDSTFVDDIVKMRDSIGEKYIPGPDVPGKKTYMMTEKAFAPYIAPVEIGGKKAAEVRGIWEINGYPMAGPFLTYIINDKENNRKLVLEGFTFAPSAEKRDYMFELEAILKTVEFEQGS, from the coding sequence ATGAAAAAATCAGGACTATTTTTATTCACCATCTGTATGGTGATGTTATTATCATGTAAAGAAACAGGACCAAAGGAGCGATTTCTTCCGCCCTCTACAGGTGGTATAAACTCCCTTATGGTCGTTATGGATACTGAACTATGGAAGGGCGGGGTCGGTGACAAGATTAGAGAACATTTTGCCGCACCTGTGCTAGGACTACCACAAGGAGAACCCAAGTTTACCATAACCCATATTCCAACACAAGTTTTTAAAGGAGCAACTGCGTATTCACGCTCGGTGCTTTATGTAGAACAGGATACACTTTCCCTCGCGCACATAAAATCCGATGTATATGCCAAGCCCCAAAAAATAGCGGTGGTCAAGGGCGAAACGTATAATGACCTTGCAGGCAATATCGATGCTTTGGCGGATAAGGCTATAGAAGCTTTTAAGGGCGTAGAGATTTCAGAAGCCCAAAATAGGTTTATGCGTTCTTTGAGCAAGGATGATGCGCTCAGTAAAGAATTCAATATAGATTTAAAAGTACCTTCTTTATATAAAGTGGGAAAGCGTGAAAAAAACTTCATATGGATGGATATACAGATTCCTAAAGGCTATATGAATATCATTGCTTATGAAATGCCATGGAACGCTTTTGACAACGACTCTACTTTTGTTGATGATATCGTCAAAATGAGGGATTCTATTGGGGAAAAATATATTCCCGGACCAGATGTACCAGGAAAGAAAACTTATATGATGACCGAAAAGGCCTTTGCCCCCTACATTGCTCCAGTGGAAATTGGAGGTAAGAAAGCAGCAGAAGTCAGAGGAATTTGGGAAATTAACGGATATCCAATGGCAGGACCTTTTCTGACCTATATTATCAATGATAAGGAAAACAATAGAAAGCTTGTTTTAGAAGGGTTTACATTTGCCCCCTCTGCCGAAAAACGGGATTATATGTTTGAATTGGAGGCTATTTTAAAGACCGTAGAATTTGAACAAGGTTCCTAG
- a CDS encoding DUF5946 family protein, with translation MQDYSSFAQKNGITLKSKGHCQFCGAKTTRGVHECVEVFNLGFPIIDYSKKENHFYRFLAVDAHTLQHSEIHGRWNNHFHLTRQHLIFEYGVIWDYNLSALLSDCLKMYKVEKPNEILITPSLLRRGKSTVLDVINDSVDEISCKKSIKTWGKDVYQAWNTYHQIIDVIAERFMDKNKDLHRNGGL, from the coding sequence ATGCAAGATTATAGCTCCTTTGCCCAAAAGAACGGCATTACGCTAAAAAGTAAGGGTCACTGTCAATTCTGCGGTGCTAAAACCACTAGGGGCGTACATGAGTGTGTTGAGGTTTTTAATCTTGGATTCCCAATCATAGATTATTCAAAAAAAGAAAATCATTTTTACCGTTTTCTAGCTGTCGATGCCCACACACTTCAGCATTCAGAAATTCATGGAAGATGGAACAATCATTTTCATTTGACCAGACAACATTTAATTTTTGAATATGGCGTTATCTGGGATTACAATCTTTCCGCATTGCTAAGCGACTGCTTAAAAATGTATAAGGTCGAAAAACCTAATGAAATCCTGATCACCCCTTCGTTATTGCGAAGAGGAAAAAGTACCGTGCTTGATGTTATAAACGATTCTGTGGATGAGATATCGTGCAAAAAAAGTATTAAAACATGGGGGAAGGATGTTTACCAGGCATGGAATACATATCATCAAATTATAGATGTAATCGCTGAAAGGTTTATGGATAAAAACAAAGACCTCCATAGAAATGGAGGTCTTTGA